Proteins from one Oncorhynchus masou masou isolate Uvic2021 chromosome 12, UVic_Omas_1.1, whole genome shotgun sequence genomic window:
- the LOC135549640 gene encoding GATA zinc finger domain-containing protein 1-like, with protein sequence MPLGLKPCCAVCKTNSSSMWKKGNQGEILCNNCTGKSTSSGASGPSASSNTQQNNVGGKQSKQEIHRRSARLRSTKYKNPATEKKVSTKGKGRRHIFKLKNPIKAPESVSTIITSESVFYKGVYYQIGDVIKVTDEDDGRPYYAQIRGFVQDQYCEKSAALTWLIPTQASPKDLFDPATYIVGPEEDFPRKMEYLEFVCHAPSEYFKSRSCPFPTIPIRPEKGYIWTHIGPTPAIAIKESFGNSN encoded by the exons ATGCCGCTGGGTTTGAAACCATGTTGCGCTGTCTGCAAAACAAACTCATCGTCtatgtggaaaaagggaaacCAAGGAGAGATCCTGTGCAATAACTGTACGGGGAAGAGCACCAGCAGTGGAGCATCTGGACCCTCTGCGTCCTCCAACACACAGCAGAATAATGTCGGGGGCAAGCAG TCTAAACAAGAGATCCACAGGAGATCAGCACGGTTGAGGAGCACCAAGTACAAAAATCCTGCTACCGAAAAAAAGGTCTCTACCAAAGGAAAAGGAAGAAGACACATCTTCAAACTAAAAAAT CCAATCAAAGCACCAGAATCTGTTTCCACTATCATCACATCAGAATCAGTCTTTTATAAG GGTGTGTATTATCAGATAGGAGATGTCATCAAAGTTACAGATGAGGATGATGGGAGGCCATACTATGCACAGATCAGAGGTTTTGTCCAGGACCAATACTGTGAGAAAAGTGCAGCCTTGACTTGGTTGATACCAACCCAGGCCAGTCCTAAGGACCTGTTTGATCCTGCCACTTACATTGTTG GTCCAGAGGAGGATTTTCCCAGGAAGATGGAGTACCTGGAGTTTGTGTGCCACGCCCCCTCGGAGTACTTCAAGTCCAGGAGCTGTCCTTTCCCCACCATTCCTATCCGTCCAGAGAAAGGCTACATCTGGACCCATATTGGACCCACGCCAGCCATCGCTATCAAAGAATCTTTTGGCAACAGCAATTAG